Proteins co-encoded in one Bremerella sp. TYQ1 genomic window:
- a CDS encoding DUF368 domain-containing protein — protein sequence MAPLKIDAVRHFLCGIAMGAADAVPGISGGTVALVLGIYRRLVDAVSQVNVEAFSLLRKRQWGTLIERFDLRFLLVLLGGIICGLLTFVVVLHELIGEAEHPASTRPFVYAVFFGAIVASGYLVAKMVRPASAGHGVLCVLLGIGGAGFAWWLTGLPALEEFDAAPNPLVSFLLGSIAICAMILPGISGSYLLLVFGAYHYFSGVPKALVKGEIVLGDLFAFGCFAVGCLFGLLSFSKLLKWLLHQHEAVTLSVMGGFMIGALRKLWPWQGDEIETPYANEAVICFGLMIVAAIAVLAVDYLARPSVEEKIEEAVSDS from the coding sequence ATGGCTCCTTTGAAAATTGATGCAGTCCGACACTTTCTTTGCGGGATCGCCATGGGAGCGGCCGACGCCGTGCCAGGCATTTCTGGCGGGACGGTTGCGTTGGTGCTGGGGATCTATCGCCGGCTTGTCGATGCGGTGAGCCAAGTCAACGTCGAGGCGTTCTCGCTGCTTCGTAAACGACAATGGGGAACATTGATCGAGCGGTTCGATCTCCGTTTTCTGCTGGTTTTGCTCGGCGGAATTATTTGCGGGCTGCTGACGTTCGTCGTCGTCTTGCACGAACTGATCGGCGAAGCGGAGCATCCCGCGTCGACGCGACCGTTTGTGTATGCGGTATTTTTTGGGGCGATCGTGGCGTCTGGATACTTGGTCGCCAAGATGGTGCGTCCTGCGAGTGCCGGACATGGCGTGCTGTGCGTGCTGCTCGGGATTGGCGGAGCTGGCTTTGCGTGGTGGCTGACAGGACTGCCGGCACTGGAAGAATTCGATGCGGCCCCGAATCCGCTTGTTTCCTTCTTGCTTGGATCGATTGCGATCTGCGCGATGATTCTGCCAGGCATCAGCGGTTCGTACTTGTTGCTTGTCTTCGGAGCCTATCATTACTTCAGCGGCGTCCCCAAAGCTTTGGTGAAAGGGGAAATCGTTCTTGGCGATCTCTTCGCATTTGGCTGTTTTGCGGTAGGCTGTCTGTTTGGCCTGCTTTCTTTCAGCAAGCTGCTGAAGTGGTTGTTGCATCAGCATGAAGCGGTGACGTTGTCGGTGATGGGGGGATTCATGATCGGAGCCCTCAGAAAGTTATGGCCCTGGCAGGGAGACGAAATCGAAACGCCGTATGCCAACGAAGCGGTTATTTGTTTCGGTTTGATGATCGTTGCGGCGATTGCGGTTCTTGCTGTCGATTACCTGGCCCGGCCGAGCGTCGAAGAAAAAATCGAAGAAGCGGTCAGCGATTCGTAA